ATGTGGAATTTCAATACGAGGGCGATGATCAGCCCGTGCCAGTTATCGGCAACGAGAAATGGCTACAGCGACTTATGGATAATCTGCTATCTAATGCAGTGAAGCATAACTCTTCGGGTGTAACCATTACTGTAGTGTGCGGTATGTTGAATGACGAAGCCTTTATTCAAGTGTCAGACAATGGCCGCGGTATGGACGAGGAGACGATAGGCAAGCTCTTCGAACGCTATTACCGTGGGACGAACACGGAAGAGACTACCGCCGGATCAGGTCTTGGTATGAGTATCGCCAAAATGGTCGTCGAAGCCCATCTCGGGCGAATTGACATACGCTCTACGATTGGCAGAGGCACGACTATTTTTGTATATTTTCCAATTAAATGAGCTATTAACCCGAATGATGGACACTTTGAAGAAAAGTGTCCATCATTCAATACATTAAAAATTTATAACATGAATAATAATATAAATGCACTTAATAAGAAGCAGTACCATGAGAAATATTTAAGCTGACCGCGTTCCATAATCCCCATGAACCATCTCATAGAGAAGTAGGAAGCCACTAATGAACAGACAAAAGCTAGTGCGTAGGGAAGCGCTAATGTTCCCAGATTAGGATCATGTAATAGGTTCGAGCCTTCAAGAATCATACCCCCTACACTTACAGGGATGTATAAGAAGAAGGAAAATTTCAGTGCAGTTGATTGCTTTAAACCAATTCCCATACCCGCTACAATCGTAGCTCCGGATCGACTGACTCCCGGAATTAATGCAACCGTCTGGGCAAGTCCGATGATGATAGCATCTTTAAGTCTAAGCCCAGCCTCATTCTTACGCCCACGTAGATTGCGGATCAACCATAAGGCAATTCCCGTCACTAAGAGTGCAATAGCGATCGTTAATAATCCCTTTAATGCCTCA
The nucleotide sequence above comes from Paenibacillus sp. IHBB 10380. Encoded proteins:
- a CDS encoding undecaprenyl-diphosphate phosphatase, which produces MNDFITLLKYAFLGLVQGVTEPIPVSSSAHVIIVQKLFGLEIEGLSFEVLVNFASLLAILLIYKNDLIQLGKHGLLYLTGRDEQYKKDFHFILYLVIATIPAGLIGFLFNDWIAEALKGLLTIAIALLVTGIALWLIRNLRGRKNEAGLRLKDAIIIGLAQTVALIPGVSRSGATIVAGMGIGLKQSTALKFSFFLYIPVSVGGMILEGSNLLHDPNLGTLALPYALAFVCSLVASYFSMRWFMGIMERGQLKYFSWYCFLLSAFILLFML